From a region of the Cygnus atratus isolate AKBS03 ecotype Queensland, Australia chromosome 3, CAtr_DNAZoo_HiC_assembly, whole genome shotgun sequence genome:
- the MYCN gene encoding N-myc proto-oncogene protein, which produces MPGMVSKNPDLEFDSLQPCFYPDEDDFYLCGPDSAPPGEDIWKKFELLPTPPLSPSRAGLQEHPPGGGPVPWGGAALGGCRPTDHLDWASELLLLPPEADLWGGTDGGDLFESGLGVTNNLNSIIIQDCMWSGFSAREKLERAVSEKLQGKPPAATTAATPPSPPASSTTTLVTTATVPAVATAECVDPAVVFPFPVTKREATVMGTGRGAGGGGEAPRGARSPRPAGDSRASSSSSGDDTLSDSDDEDEEEEDEEEEIDVVTVEKRRSSSNKAVTTLTITVRPKNTTFPSVRTQQNELILKRCAPIHQQHNYAAPSPYMESEDAPPQKKLKTEVPRPVKPMIQPKSKSSSPRNSDSEDSERRRNHNILERQRRNDLRSSFLTLRDHVPELVKNEKAAKVVILKKATEYVHSLQAEEQKLLLEKEKLQARQQQLVKKIEFKRTC; this is translated from the exons ATGCCAGGAATGGTCAGCAAAAACCCCGACCTCGAGTTTGACTCTTTGCAGCCCTGTTTCTACCCGGACGAAGATGACTTTTATTTGTGCGGCCCGGACTCTGCCCCCCCCGGCGAGGACATCTGGAAAAAGTTcgagctgctgcccacccctcccctGTCTCCCAGCCGGGCCGGGCTCCAGGAGcaccccccggggggggggccggtgCCTTGGGGAGGGGCAGCACTGGGGGGCTGCCGCCCCACCGACCACCTGGACTGGGCGTCCgagcttctcctgctgcccccgGAGGCCGACCTGTGGGGCGGCACGGACGGGGGGGACTTGTTCGAGTCGGGGCTTGGCGTGACCAACAACCTCAACTCCATCATCATCCAGGACTGCATGTGGAGCGGCTTCTCGGCCCGCGAGAAGCTGGAGCGGGCGGTCAGCGAGAAGCTGCAGGGCAAGCCGCCCGCTGCAACCACCGCCGCCACGCCACCATCCCCCCCGGCTTCTTCCACCACCACCCTTGTCACCACCGCCACCGTCCCTGCCGTGGCCACGGCTGAGTGCGTGGACCCAGCCGTTGTCTTCCCCTTCCCCGTCACCAAAAGGGAGGCGACGGTGATGGGAACGGGCCgaggggcggggggcggcggggaggcccCGCGGGGTGCTCGGTCGCCACGTCCCGCTGGGGACAGccgggccagcagcagcagctccgggGATGACACCCTCAGTGACTCGG ATGATGAAgacgaggaggaagaggatgaagaagaagaaatagatGTTGTGACAGTGGAGAAAAGACGCTCCTCCTCCAACAAGGCTGTTACGACTCTTACTATTACAGTGCGTCCTAAAAATACCACTTTTCCATCAGTCAGGACACAGCAGAATGAACTGATCTTAAAGCGTTGCGCACCAATTCACCAGCAGCATAATTATGCCGCTCCTTCTCCATACATGGAGAGTGAAGATGCTCCACcacagaaaaagttaaaaaccgAGGTGCCCCGTCCGGTAAAACCCATGATCCAACCAAAGTCTAAGAGTTCAAGTCCTCGAAACTCAGATTCAGAGGATAGCGAACGTCGACGTAACCACAATATCCTGGAGCGTCAAAGGCGTAATGATCTACGGTCAAGTTTCCTCACATTAAGGGACCATGTTCCAGAACTggttaaaaatgagaaagctgCAAAAGTTGTGATCTTGAAAAAAGCCACTGAATATGTCCATTCTCTTcaggcagaggagcagaagTTATTgctagaaaaggagaaattgcAAGCCAGACAACAACAGCTggtaaagaaaatagaattcAAGCGGACTtgctaa